In one Dreissena polymorpha isolate Duluth1 chromosome 7, UMN_Dpol_1.0, whole genome shotgun sequence genomic region, the following are encoded:
- the LOC127839525 gene encoding uncharacterized protein LOC127839525: MEAAILFDQLIVGGCEFECEDNVRDLGVHVSSTLNFDLHIRKKCQVAYSQLRNLRCIRKHLTQNSIDILVHGLIHSQLDFCNGLFADIPAYQLNKLQRFQNTAARLVTCASNEERSSNLLERLHWLPVQARIMFKVLAIVFRVVKGTAPNYLRSMFTHAQGSYRLRSSVCIQLSAPRHRTKIADRSLEVEGPKWWNVLPGHLKSADSETTFKSKLKTYLFKRFHNT, translated from the exons ATGGAGGCTGCCATCTTGTTTGATCAG TTGATTGTTGGTGGTTGTGAGTTCGAGTGTGAGGACAATGTTCGCGACCTTGGGGTGCATGTGTCAAGTACGTTAAATTTTGATCTGCACATTCGAAAGAAATGCCAAGTCGCATATAGCCAGTTAAGAAACTTGCGGTGTATCCggaaacatttgacacaaaacTCCATTGATATTCTTGTTCATGGTCTTATTCATTCCCAACTTGATTTCTGTAATGGACTCTTTGCTGACATTCCGGCATATCAGCTGAACAAATTACAAAGATTTCAAAACACTGCTGCCAGGTTAGTAACCTGCGCATCGAATGAAGAACGTAGTTCCAACTTGCTAGAACGATTACATTGGCTACCAGTGCAGGCAAGAATAATGTTCAAGGTGCTTGCCATTGTTTTCCGGGTCGTTAAGGGCACTGCGCCAAATTACCTCCGATCGATGTTCACACATGCACAAGGAAGCTACCGCTTGCGATCGTCAGTATGCATCCAGCTCAGTGCGCCAAGGCATAGAACAAAGATCGCCGACAGGTCACTTGAAGTGGAAGGACCGAAATGGTGGAATGTGCTTCCCGGACATTTGAAATCGGCTGACTCGGAAACAACATTTAAGAGCAAGCTCAAAACCTACCTCTTTAAGCGATTCCATAACACGTAG